A window from Gottschalkiaceae bacterium SANA encodes these proteins:
- a CDS encoding response regulator transcription factor, translating to MKRILIIEDDKSIAELERDYLEINGFAVEIASDGTKGLDKVNRKEYDLVLLDLMLPGVDGYTLCKKIRETKEIPVIMVTAKTADIDKIRGLGLGADDYMTKPFSPQELVARVKSHIARYERLTKVKPLEDGGIKIGELSINDRSREVILGGEMISLTAKEFDLLFFLASNPGIVFSKERLFERLWDAAALGEIATVAVHIGRIREKIEKDPSKLQFIETVWGVGYRFRKK from the coding sequence ATGAAACGAATTTTAATTATAGAAGACGATAAGAGCATTGCGGAGTTGGAACGGGACTACCTAGAGATCAATGGTTTTGCTGTGGAGATAGCCTCAGACGGAACCAAAGGTCTCGACAAGGTGAATCGCAAGGAATACGACCTGGTTCTCTTGGATTTGATGCTTCCCGGTGTTGATGGGTATACCCTATGTAAGAAGATTAGAGAAACCAAGGAGATTCCGGTAATCATGGTGACGGCAAAAACGGCTGACATCGATAAGATCCGCGGATTGGGTCTGGGTGCGGATGATTATATGACGAAACCATTTAGTCCGCAGGAATTGGTGGCTCGAGTAAAGTCTCATATTGCACGCTATGAACGCCTGACCAAGGTAAAACCATTGGAAGATGGTGGTATAAAAATTGGAGAACTTTCCATCAATGATCGCTCGCGTGAGGTTATACTTGGTGGAGAGATGATTTCTTTGACTGCGAAAGAATTTGATTTGCTCTTTTTCTTGGCGTCAAATCCGGGTATTGTATTCTCAAAGGAGCGTCTTTTTGAACGGCTATGGGATGCGGCAGCTTTGGGAGAGATCGCAACGGTGGCGGTACATATCGGCCGCATCCGAGAAAAAATTGAAAAAGATCCATCTAAGTTGCAATTTATAGAGACTGTTTGGGGTGTTGGCTATCGATTTAGAAAGAAATAA